In Chitinispirillales bacterium ANBcel5, the following are encoded in one genomic region:
- a CDS encoding polysaccharide export protein encodes MQTIYTTILLVIVLQLNVYGQIKEYLLQAGDVISITVVEHPEFSGRHKIRPDGKINYPVVGEIVAVGVSPSQLVSTMQNKLSSYVNNPVVSVSIESYHSNKIFIIGNVVRSGEYEVYEPIDIIKALAMAGGLRKGRTREVRVIRKDGSVNNIEIDRIWGDTENRGGDEFKLYPGDTMYVPDSFEVPWGVIATIVSIVSVTLQIVVTSSRLGE; translated from the coding sequence ATGCAAACGATATATACAACAATTCTGTTGGTCATAGTCTTACAGTTAAATGTTTATGGCCAAATAAAGGAATACCTTCTGCAGGCCGGGGATGTCATATCGATTACGGTTGTAGAACATCCTGAATTCAGTGGCAGGCATAAGATCAGGCCTGATGGTAAAATAAACTATCCGGTCGTAGGAGAAATCGTTGCTGTTGGGGTATCGCCTTCTCAACTCGTAAGTACAATGCAGAATAAGCTTTCATCCTATGTAAATAACCCCGTTGTTTCTGTTTCGATTGAATCGTATCATTCCAATAAAATTTTTATCATAGGAAATGTGGTCCGTTCCGGAGAGTATGAAGTGTATGAACCAATCGATATAATAAAAGCTTTGGCAATGGCGGGAGGATTGAGAAAGGGAAGGACTAGGGAAGTTAGGGTGATACGAAAAGATGGGAGTGTAAATAATATCGAAATAGATAGGATTTGGGGAGATACGGAGAACAGAGGTGGTGATGAATTTAAACTCTACCCGGGAGATACAATGTATGTACCAGATTCTTTTGAAGTGCCCTGGGGTGTTATAGCCACCATAGTTAGTATCGTAAGTGTCACACTTCAGATTGTAGTGACTTCAAGCAGGTTAGGTGAGTAG
- a CDS encoding P-loop NTPase, translating to MSSQDEEQVVMSEPIFISVGGGKGGVGKSTVCVNIGAELARKGNSVGFIDADLGGANLHLCLGVKRPALGLQDFMCGNKSKLSDVAVETMVPGTWLVSGASDFLELANPNFAQKQKIIRNLKKMEADYIFVDLGAGSDHKVTDFYAAFPYSIVVIDGLPTSIENAYSYLKGGVLRGLTRLFPGRSDLQKEIKNRIDPKTAKGVITVDELLNSMLSRYRDEVSVMKEWVYSRKTFLIVNMVKTREDIDVGERFAKMVKKYLSLNMYYVGYLLQSPDIRASIREMKPAVLNENCKVNGCIQAITKNIMNLTKVDKPG from the coding sequence GTGAGTAGCCAGGATGAAGAGCAGGTAGTGATGAGTGAGCCGATATTTATATCTGTTGGTGGTGGAAAGGGTGGAGTTGGAAAGAGTACGGTATGTGTGAATATAGGAGCCGAACTTGCCAGAAAAGGAAATAGTGTTGGGTTCATAGATGCAGATTTAGGTGGAGCTAATCTACATTTGTGTCTTGGTGTAAAGAGACCAGCTCTGGGATTACAGGATTTCATGTGCGGAAATAAAAGTAAACTCAGTGATGTTGCAGTGGAGACCATGGTCCCCGGAACGTGGCTTGTAAGTGGAGCCAGTGATTTCCTTGAATTGGCTAATCCAAATTTTGCACAAAAGCAGAAGATTATCAGAAACCTCAAAAAAATGGAAGCTGATTACATCTTTGTAGATCTTGGTGCTGGAAGTGATCACAAAGTTACAGATTTTTATGCAGCATTTCCATATAGTATAGTTGTTATTGATGGCTTGCCTACATCTATAGAAAATGCCTATAGCTATCTTAAGGGAGGGGTTTTACGTGGCTTAACCCGATTGTTTCCTGGTAGGAGTGACTTACAAAAAGAAATTAAAAACCGCATTGACCCTAAAACTGCAAAAGGCGTTATTACTGTAGATGAGCTCCTTAATTCCATGCTTTCAAGATACCGAGATGAAGTATCGGTTATGAAAGAGTGGGTTTATTCCAGAAAGACTTTTTTAATAGTTAATATGGTGAAGACAAGGGAAGATATTGATGTTGGTGAGAGGTTTGCGAAAATGGTCAAAAAATACCTTTCTTTGAATATGTATTATGTGGGATATTTGCTCCAATCTCCAGATATCAGAGCATCCATAAGAGAAATGAAACCTGCGGTATTAAATGAAAATTGTAAAGTGAATGGATGTATTCAGGCCATCACAAAAAATATTATGAATCTTACTAAAGTGGATAAACCGGGATAA
- a CDS encoding AAA family ATPase, with translation MAYLKHWNLKEKPFEELCDVRFFYESVDHREALDRLLYVANDSNMNMGLLTGEIGSGKTITKNVFLNALPRQKFEVVSFDNSSFSFNDILYDIVESIAYRDPRLSLMEQIDFTRNDKYALTQAFKKKLETLTYTEKRHLIIIFDEAQQMHSQVLDEIKNLTNIGSRTENLMTVFIIGQPELRSIIKKLPQVDQRVFLRFHLKHLDYTETVKYTEHRLRIAGNEKKCMFDGSAFKLIFSSTDGVPRVINRLCKLSLHYGFAQNRDVISEEDVQDILDDMQEQLR, from the coding sequence ATGGCATATCTGAAACACTGGAATTTAAAAGAAAAACCGTTTGAAGAGCTTTGTGATGTAAGATTTTTTTACGAAAGTGTGGATCACAGAGAAGCTCTTGATCGTCTATTATATGTCGCTAATGATAGTAATATGAATATGGGACTGCTTACAGGTGAAATTGGGTCAGGTAAAACTATTACTAAGAATGTCTTCTTAAATGCTCTACCAAGACAAAAATTTGAAGTCGTCTCCTTTGATAACTCAAGTTTTTCTTTCAATGATATTCTTTACGATATTGTTGAAAGCATCGCTTATCGTGATCCACGTTTGTCTTTAATGGAACAGATCGATTTCACAAGAAACGATAAATATGCTCTGACTCAAGCGTTTAAGAAGAAACTTGAAACCTTAACCTACACTGAAAAAAGGCACCTGATAATAATCTTTGATGAAGCACAGCAGATGCATAGCCAGGTTTTGGATGAAATTAAAAACCTTACTAATATCGGTTCCAGAACAGAGAATTTAATGACAGTGTTTATTATAGGGCAGCCTGAATTAAGAAGTATAATTAAAAAATTGCCACAAGTAGATCAAAGGGTTTTTCTTCGGTTTCATCTCAAGCATCTTGATTACACTGAAACAGTAAAGTATACCGAACATCGGTTAAGAATTGCGGGTAATGAAAAAAAGTGTATGTTTGATGGTTCCGCTTTTAAGTTAATCTTTAGCAGTACTGATGGCGTGCCAAGGGTTATAAATAGACTTTGTAAATTATCACTTCACTATGGATTTGCTCAAAACAGAGATGTTATATCTGAAGAAGATGTCCAGGATATTTTGGATGATATGCAGGAGCAGCTTCGATGA
- a CDS encoding polysaccharide biosynthesis tyrosine autokinase — translation MKKRKFNLGEIIKKINEEKSPYDEVENSGDDVAKPGNEETTEPEEATSTIPTESTEQIPSIPLSQNSGQTQNRDDCTNSKIYPEKNEVNSQKSSSTFAINKDDEEEEEFEIGKYISIILRRKCFIALIMLFAVIYSGYSYLTSGSHYYAYANMLFHPEGRDIFGAEHTWNYLRDREKALNTHLELFKSNTVASMVSANLNNRIKPQSIIENLTVGIRDNNGEKTNIIELKFRHHDPEMAKDVLNELCRTYNDYRRHVNAQELTNLIIRLEKQIAKLDDELKVRENRLREFKEQNRMAQLSNETNLLISKMSEMELALQQTNLDLIESRERLTGLQNQISQQEINTIQSITYQDPFQDKLAELELELSTLLAERSSEHFRVRTLKQKIENLKTVTMDSISRKASRKTFVNNPIRQNLLQKYTNETIEKSALKTKQAAQKRIIETLNLELLALPQIQQTHAHLEREAKNTLATLELLKNRYEEAKIKKDSQESDLKILEYAETPGKAISDYQKSMILITIFLGLVLGIGVAFVIEYLDQSVKDPSEMERTLETPLLGVVPLIEAEASLIKDTDKIPKSILEPFRALRANIKHLLHENKLKTFMVCSAVKGEGKTTMAANLAISFAMDGKKVILIDADLRRSHLHHLFNVPADTGLSEYLFAQKDCDEIIKGTEYENLFIITSGSRPDNPSELLGTYRFDKFISELRTKADIVIFDSPALLPVSDTLIMAPKMDACLMVVRILWTPVKAAKQAKYQLSRIGCKIFGGILNGVSYSNGYYPYYGYYGYYSYKYNYEDDSTKKLSLRKLGVNLEEKGKRGIKNFTYRIPAHISSAASFSRSLIKKKTFLLLLLTFMALLIANVWLKIEKPANEGSINYVGYSSDEKIKSEKTSEYNDIAFFGSKTSKRDQLNDTLHKKGDSVIFRDELEYFHEESLE, via the coding sequence ATGAAAAAAAGGAAGTTCAATCTTGGTGAAATAATTAAAAAGATAAATGAGGAAAAAAGTCCCTACGATGAAGTGGAAAACAGTGGTGATGATGTCGCTAAGCCTGGGAATGAAGAGACTACAGAGCCTGAAGAAGCTACCAGTACGATTCCTACTGAATCAACAGAACAAATACCTAGCATCCCTCTAAGCCAGAATTCAGGGCAAACTCAGAATAGAGACGATTGCACGAACAGTAAAATTTATCCTGAAAAAAATGAAGTGAATTCTCAAAAGAGTTCATCAACTTTTGCTATAAATAAGGACGATGAAGAAGAAGAAGAGTTTGAGATAGGAAAATACATTTCGATAATTTTGCGACGAAAATGCTTTATCGCCCTGATTATGCTTTTTGCTGTAATCTATTCAGGATATAGCTATCTTACCAGTGGAAGCCATTATTATGCTTATGCAAATATGTTATTTCACCCTGAGGGCAGAGACATTTTTGGGGCAGAACATACATGGAATTACTTAAGGGATCGTGAAAAGGCTTTAAATACTCATCTAGAATTGTTTAAATCAAACACAGTCGCTTCAATGGTTTCAGCAAATCTTAACAATAGAATTAAACCTCAGTCTATAATTGAGAATCTCACTGTTGGAATAAGAGATAATAATGGAGAGAAAACCAATATTATAGAGCTGAAATTCAGACATCATGATCCTGAAATGGCAAAAGATGTACTTAATGAGTTATGCAGAACATACAATGATTACCGACGCCATGTTAATGCTCAGGAACTAACAAATCTAATCATCAGGCTTGAGAAACAGATAGCCAAACTGGATGATGAGTTGAAGGTAAGAGAAAACCGGTTGCGTGAATTTAAAGAACAAAACCGAATGGCTCAGTTAAGCAATGAAACTAATCTGCTTATATCAAAAATGTCAGAGATGGAACTTGCATTACAACAGACAAATCTGGATTTGATTGAAAGCAGGGAAAGGTTGACGGGACTTCAAAATCAAATCAGCCAGCAGGAAATAAACACCATACAATCAATTACCTATCAAGACCCTTTTCAGGATAAACTTGCTGAGCTTGAGCTTGAACTTAGCACCTTGTTAGCTGAACGAAGTTCTGAACACTTCAGGGTGAGGACGCTAAAGCAGAAAATAGAAAATTTAAAAACAGTTACTATGGATAGTATTTCACGGAAGGCTTCAAGAAAAACATTTGTAAATAATCCGATCCGGCAAAACTTATTACAAAAATATACAAATGAAACAATCGAAAAATCTGCGCTTAAGACAAAACAGGCTGCGCAGAAACGGATTATAGAAACCTTGAATCTTGAACTTTTAGCATTGCCTCAAATTCAGCAAACGCATGCTCATCTTGAACGAGAGGCTAAAAATACACTGGCCACTTTAGAATTGCTTAAAAACAGATATGAAGAGGCTAAAATTAAAAAAGACAGTCAGGAGTCAGATCTTAAGATATTGGAGTATGCAGAAACTCCTGGTAAAGCTATCTCTGATTACCAGAAAAGCATGATTCTTATCACTATTTTTTTAGGTCTGGTACTTGGTATAGGTGTAGCTTTTGTGATAGAATATTTAGATCAGAGTGTTAAAGATCCATCTGAAATGGAAAGAACACTTGAAACACCCTTGCTTGGAGTTGTTCCTCTGATAGAAGCAGAGGCTTCGCTTATAAAAGATACAGATAAGATACCCAAAAGCATACTTGAACCATTTAGAGCTCTCAGAGCAAACATAAAACACCTTTTGCATGAAAATAAGCTTAAGACTTTTATGGTATGCAGTGCGGTTAAAGGTGAAGGCAAAACCACCATGGCTGCAAATTTGGCTATTTCGTTTGCTATGGATGGAAAGAAAGTCATACTGATAGATGCTGATCTGAGGCGCTCTCATTTACATCACCTTTTTAACGTTCCGGCAGATACCGGACTTTCAGAGTATTTGTTTGCACAAAAAGATTGTGATGAAATTATTAAAGGAACAGAGTATGAAAATCTGTTTATCATTACTAGTGGATCCAGACCTGATAATCCTTCCGAATTACTTGGTACATACAGATTTGATAAATTTATAAGTGAACTACGAACCAAAGCCGATATTGTGATATTTGATTCACCTGCGTTGTTACCTGTAAGCGACACGCTTATAATGGCTCCTAAAATGGATGCTTGTTTGATGGTAGTAAGGATACTTTGGACTCCTGTAAAAGCTGCTAAGCAAGCAAAGTATCAGCTATCACGAATAGGGTGTAAAATATTCGGTGGCATTCTAAATGGTGTTTCTTATTCAAATGGCTACTATCCTTATTACGGTTACTATGGCTACTACTCCTATAAGTATAATTATGAAGATGATTCAACAAAGAAATTATCTTTACGAAAACTTGGCGTGAATTTGGAAGAAAAAGGTAAAAGGGGTATAAAAAATTTTACTTATAGAATTCCTGCGCATATTTCTTCTGCTGCATCGTTTTCTCGTTCTTTAATTAAAAAGAAAACATTTTTACTTTTGTTACTTACCTTTATGGCACTTTTAATTGCAAATGTGTGGCTTAAAATCGAAAAACCAGCTAATGAAGGCAGTATTAACTATGTGGGGTATTCATCGGATGAAAAGATAAAAAGCGAAAAAACGAGCGAATATAATGATATAGCTTTCTTTGGAAGTAAAACTTCCAAAAGGGATCAGCTCAATGATACTCTTCATAAAAAAGGAGATTCCGTTATTTTCAGAGATGAACTGGAGTATTTCCATGAGGAAAGCCTTGAATGA
- a CDS encoding LCP family protein, whose amino-acid sequence MKIIKYRAVTCLLYLVVSIGILWQIVLLLRNASFEVFEEEKHVFVSVQGNVRKPGKYKVPVGITEFEILKVAGIRPTSDISTFGLLNQVVTNSMMQVGSLNSPISLYDEENILWLENFTGEITLIGAGGAQLPQQQGTSFSQGDRIRTEATSQIELSLGFSSSVDMDNFSEIEVIRASMTDQQSYRFELMQRTGLCWYRIKNNQNRDAYKINTPYATVVVGGEETEFFIDIQGTDVFIGNKDGLLLVERSGSEESVNLISGQQLKIAGIDDPFEITRIPADSAITERFTGLSEQRMKKVDGDKPLNFLFCAPPHTYYIISLQFETGVTHIVELPSELLVEQFVQGFSTLGQAFLYGGPVLVSILAERVLNIEVSNYCVVDRNDIIRIVNTIGGVDIDLDLLAASALNMPQGQAMLAGEHLVHFLSPEISGAEGSRRRQAMVLRQMFNKFRNQNVIMTALLADQLLSNIETNFSPGGVMNHYNRFASGRSWRYMKHTIPGETVMRHSRPSHEPDLSLSRKLLVSN is encoded by the coding sequence ATGAAGATAATAAAATATAGAGCTGTAACTTGTTTGTTATATTTGGTTGTGTCTATAGGAATACTGTGGCAGATAGTTCTGCTATTGCGGAATGCATCATTTGAAGTTTTTGAAGAAGAGAAACATGTTTTTGTATCTGTGCAGGGAAATGTAAGAAAGCCTGGAAAGTATAAAGTTCCTGTTGGTATCACCGAATTTGAAATATTAAAGGTTGCAGGTATAAGACCTACATCAGATATATCAACTTTTGGTCTTTTAAACCAGGTAGTTACTAACAGTATGATGCAGGTGGGATCTTTAAATAGTCCTATATCTTTATACGATGAAGAGAACATATTATGGTTAGAAAATTTTACGGGTGAAATAACTTTGATCGGCGCCGGGGGAGCTCAGCTTCCCCAACAGCAAGGTACATCTTTTAGTCAGGGAGACAGAATCCGCACCGAAGCAACATCCCAAATAGAGCTGTCTCTTGGTTTTTCTTCATCGGTTGATATGGATAATTTTTCAGAAATCGAGGTTATTCGAGCATCTATGACAGATCAACAAAGCTATCGTTTTGAACTAATGCAAAGAACGGGGCTTTGTTGGTATAGAATCAAAAATAATCAAAACAGGGATGCTTATAAAATCAATACCCCCTATGCTACTGTTGTGGTCGGTGGTGAAGAAACAGAATTTTTCATCGATATTCAAGGAACGGATGTATTTATTGGTAATAAAGATGGGCTCTTGCTGGTTGAGAGGAGTGGCAGCGAAGAATCGGTTAACCTTATTTCTGGGCAGCAATTAAAAATTGCCGGAATTGACGATCCCTTTGAAATAACCCGTATTCCAGCCGATAGTGCGATAACTGAGCGATTTACCGGACTTTCTGAACAAAGAATGAAAAAGGTGGATGGAGACAAACCGCTTAATTTTCTTTTCTGTGCGCCACCACATACATATTATATTATAAGTCTGCAATTCGAGACAGGCGTCACTCATATAGTCGAATTGCCTTCTGAGCTTCTGGTTGAACAGTTTGTTCAAGGCTTTTCTACTCTGGGGCAAGCTTTTCTCTATGGCGGACCTGTTTTAGTAAGTATTTTGGCCGAGAGAGTCTTGAATATAGAAGTTTCAAATTATTGTGTTGTGGACAGAAATGATATCATTAGAATAGTGAACACAATTGGAGGAGTTGATATAGATCTTGATCTGTTAGCTGCTTCAGCCTTGAATATGCCCCAGGGGCAAGCAATGCTTGCTGGAGAGCACCTGGTACATTTTCTATCGCCGGAAATTTCAGGAGCTGAGGGTAGTAGAAGACGACAGGCTATGGTGCTTAGGCAAATGTTCAATAAATTTAGAAACCAGAATGTCATTATGACCGCTCTTTTGGCTGATCAACTGCTAAGCAATATTGAAACTAATTTTAGCCCAGGCGGCGTAATGAACCATTACAACAGATTTGCATCCGGACGTAGTTGGCGATATATGAAGCATACTATTCCGGGAGAAACTGTAATGCGGCATAGCCGACCTTCTCATGAACCAGATTTATCTCTTTCACGTAAACTTTTAGTGTCTAACTAA
- the rfbD gene encoding dTDP-4-dehydrorhamnose reductase, with protein sequence MKLLIIGSSGQLGSDFYIYAKRNGYSVDALDFPQVDIRIYDDLKKKIHQSSPDVILNCAAFTAVDACETEIKSAYDLNKTGPENIARCAQYVGATLVHFSTDYVFSGNKERPYVEEDQPDPLTVYGKSKLAGEIAVRRTWDKSIVVRIAWLYGSNGTNFVKSIRSKAKEMSLRGDEMKVVSDQVGTPTWTLDVVKQVILLLSKKECGVFHCTSQGMCTWYDFACQIIEAASLPVRLRPCETSEFPRPARRPQFSVLENKRLKSLDIDIMPEWTQSFKKYVEYEKSGICV encoded by the coding sequence TTGAAACTGCTGATTATTGGTTCTAGTGGTCAATTAGGATCAGATTTTTACATTTATGCAAAAAGGAATGGCTATTCAGTTGATGCGCTGGATTTTCCGCAGGTAGATATCAGGATATATGATGATTTAAAAAAGAAAATTCACCAAAGTTCGCCTGATGTTATCTTAAACTGTGCTGCCTTTACTGCTGTTGATGCCTGCGAAACTGAAATTAAATCTGCATACGATCTGAATAAAACCGGACCGGAAAACATTGCCAGGTGTGCTCAATACGTGGGAGCTACGCTTGTCCATTTTAGTACTGATTATGTCTTTAGCGGAAACAAAGAGCGGCCTTATGTGGAAGAGGATCAACCAGATCCGCTAACAGTCTATGGAAAATCGAAACTTGCCGGAGAAATAGCTGTAAGAAGAACCTGGGACAAAAGTATAGTAGTACGAATAGCATGGCTGTATGGGTCAAATGGAACTAATTTTGTTAAAAGTATTCGAAGTAAAGCTAAAGAAATGAGCCTCAGGGGAGATGAGATGAAAGTTGTTTCAGACCAGGTTGGTACCCCTACATGGACCCTTGATGTAGTTAAGCAGGTCATCCTTCTTCTTTCAAAAAAAGAGTGTGGGGTGTTTCATTGTACAAGTCAGGGTATGTGCACCTGGTATGATTTCGCATGCCAGATTATCGAAGCTGCTTCTCTGCCGGTACGTTTAAGGCCTTGTGAAACTTCTGAGTTTCCTAGACCCGCCAGGCGCCCGCAATTTAGTGTTCTTGAAAACAAGAGGTTAAAATCCCTTGACATAGATATCATGCCAGAATGGACTCAAAGCTTTAAAAAGTATGTGGAATATGAAAAAAGTGGTATTTGTGTCTGA
- the rfbB gene encoding dTDP-glucose 4,6-dehydratase, whose protein sequence is MKTVLVTGGAGFIGSNFIDQILSTRDDLFLVNFDALTYAGNLDNLIEVSTNPRYTFIKGSICDPDSVTELFKKYDFDYVVHFAAESHVDRSILGPAEFVNTNVIGTQVLLHTAKDAWQAHFGDKLFIHVSTDEVYGSLGRNGYFTEETPLAPNSPYSASKAGSDLLVRSYFKTFNFPSIITRCSNNYGPYQYPEKLIPLMIINAMNDKALPVYGDGLNVRDWLFVKDHCNALQQIMEKGTPGEVYNIGGRNEKSNIEIVHKILNELGKPKSLVNYVKDRPGHDKRYAIDASKIESELGWQPSISLEDGLALTIEWYKNNSWWWEKILNTKNFGNG, encoded by the coding sequence ATGAAAACTGTTTTGGTTACAGGTGGTGCAGGTTTCATTGGATCAAACTTTATTGATCAGATTCTCAGTACTAGAGATGACCTGTTCCTAGTAAACTTTGATGCATTAACTTATGCTGGTAACTTGGATAATTTAATTGAGGTATCCACTAATCCAAGGTATACATTCATTAAAGGAAGCATTTGTGATCCTGATTCAGTCACTGAATTATTCAAAAAATATGATTTCGATTACGTGGTACACTTTGCTGCGGAATCACACGTAGATAGAAGTATACTGGGGCCAGCAGAATTTGTGAACACAAATGTAATCGGCACACAGGTATTGCTGCACACCGCTAAAGATGCCTGGCAAGCCCATTTTGGTGACAAACTGTTTATTCATGTTTCTACTGATGAGGTATATGGCTCCCTGGGTAGGAATGGATATTTTACGGAAGAAACTCCTCTTGCACCAAACAGCCCGTATTCGGCAAGTAAAGCTGGAAGTGATTTGCTTGTCCGTTCTTATTTTAAAACATTTAATTTTCCATCAATTATTACACGCTGCTCTAATAATTATGGTCCGTATCAATATCCCGAAAAACTTATACCTTTAATGATAATCAATGCTATGAATGACAAGGCGCTGCCGGTGTATGGAGACGGATTAAACGTCAGAGATTGGTTGTTTGTAAAAGACCACTGTAACGCACTTCAACAAATAATGGAAAAGGGCACTCCTGGAGAGGTTTATAATATCGGTGGCAGGAATGAAAAATCCAACATCGAAATAGTTCACAAGATATTAAATGAGCTTGGAAAACCAAAATCTTTAGTTAACTATGTAAAAGATCGTCCCGGTCATGATAAAAGATACGCAATAGACGCATCAAAGATTGAGTCCGAACTTGGCTGGCAACCATCAATTTCTTTGGAAGATGGTTTGGCTTTAACCATTGAGTGGTATAAAAATAACAGCTGGTGGTGGGAAAAAATACTTAACACAAAAAATTTTGGTAATGGCTAA
- a CDS encoding HD domain-containing phosphohydrolase, producing the protein MLNGHQIGVIMKKKLFTHIFLSGSKLMVNYRIEDITEGMTIGESVFTKSGQLLVSAGYNLNNKQIELLKKMGFKTLMVDIEGTEEVNPQPVISTQVQSELTTTVEQSSKDIRSVFGKELNVKSKVIETIEKDRNNINDIIRNSGLVTMVSKIIDDICTEPWALVNITKIINESDDLFKHSIFTTIISLCIGYKYTFSFDELKQLGLGAINYDIGMLSIPTSILNKESPLNEEEQQILNQHTIYGYMMLSGISAIPPTSTAVALSHHEHQDGSGYPRGLKGENRPPAKSLSKGTIHRFAEIVAVADAYEMYLNGRRHFSEALGSKGAIAQIIKESGSKFNTDIVKTLIKIVPIYPVGTRVKITDAPFDKLIGCTGVISSVSPEHITKPQVLIYENKNKTKMKPVTLDMQKVKGITLELLT; encoded by the coding sequence ATGTTGAATGGTCACCAAATTGGTGTTATAATGAAAAAAAAGCTTTTCACTCATATTTTTTTAAGCGGTTCTAAGCTAATGGTAAATTATAGAATTGAAGATATTACAGAAGGTATGACAATTGGAGAATCGGTCTTCACCAAATCGGGACAGCTTCTTGTATCTGCAGGATACAATTTAAATAATAAGCAGATTGAATTACTCAAAAAAATGGGTTTCAAAACGCTTATGGTTGACATTGAGGGTACTGAAGAAGTTAATCCTCAGCCTGTTATCAGCACACAAGTTCAATCTGAGTTAACCACCACAGTCGAGCAATCTTCAAAAGATATTCGTTCTGTTTTTGGTAAAGAATTAAATGTTAAATCAAAAGTTATTGAAACCATTGAAAAGGATCGCAATAATATAAATGATATTATTAGAAACAGCGGCCTAGTGACAATGGTAAGTAAAATCATTGATGATATATGTACAGAACCATGGGCACTGGTTAATATTACAAAAATCATAAATGAATCAGATGACCTTTTTAAACATTCTATTTTTACTACTATAATTTCCTTATGTATTGGGTACAAATATACGTTTTCTTTTGACGAACTGAAGCAACTTGGTCTTGGAGCTATCAACTACGACATTGGAATGCTATCTATCCCAACCTCCATATTGAACAAAGAATCCCCTCTTAATGAAGAGGAGCAACAAATTTTAAATCAGCATACAATTTATGGCTATATGATGCTTTCTGGAATCAGCGCTATACCCCCTACAAGCACAGCGGTAGCCTTGTCGCATCACGAACACCAGGATGGAAGTGGTTACCCAAGGGGGCTAAAAGGTGAAAATCGCCCTCCGGCCAAGAGTCTTTCCAAAGGAACGATACACAGATTTGCAGAGATCGTTGCTGTAGCAGATGCTTATGAGATGTATTTAAATGGACGGAGACATTTCAGTGAAGCTCTTGGTAGTAAAGGTGCTATAGCTCAAATAATAAAAGAGTCGGGAAGTAAGTTCAACACTGATATAGTTAAAACATTAATTAAAATAGTACCAATCTACCCAGTTGGAACACGGGTTAAAATAACAGATGCTCCCTTTGACAAGCTTATAGGGTGTACCGGGGTAATCTCTTCTGTTTCACCGGAACACATAACAAAACCCCAGGTTCTTATTTATGAAAATAAAAACAAAACGAAAATGAAACCTGTTACACTTGATATGCAAAAGGTGAAAGGTATCACACTTGAACTTTTGACCTAA